ATACCGGAATCAAGGTGATCTGTTTGCCAATCTCACCGGCATCCTGGAGATGATtccggacgacgacgatttTGATACGGAATCACTCAGGAAACTCATCATCAAGCAGGGCATCTTGTAGCAAATGCCCTTCCCAGAGTCGAGCCTCTTCTGATGCTTGTTTGATGAACTTTGCCACTTCGATACGAGTTGGCACATCCGGACGCGTTGGGTGCTGGGTTTTAGAGCGGATTAAGGTGTTTCTTGAATTTGTCATGCAATGCTTCGTTTACCACATCTGCATCCATCTTGAGCTTGGAATGCCGACAATGATTCATGATCGGAAGGCGAGGATGCGTCACATGCAGAGATACCAAGATGCGCAGGTTTCATTGGGAGTTCTTCGTGCGACGGGGCAGACAATTGGGATATCGATGCGACCCTTATGTATTCTAGTGTTTTAATTTCGGGCGCTACCGGGGCCGTAGCTCTTTGCTTTCCCACCTTttttgtttgtttgtttgAGTTCTTTCGGCCCCTTTTACCCAGGCCTTAGACGCCTCATTGGCAGTGAAATCAAGCCAAGATTGAAGCTTCACCCTGCCTCAGTGAAAGAAGCATGTTTGTATAGCATCATCTATCCGTACGAAGCCAGGATCTCGCCGACATGGTCGTACATTCCTACGCCCGGTGTGTATCCTGCTTCCGGCTTTGGGCTCAATGCTAGCTGTTGTCGGAGTCTTCTTCAGAAGGCGAAACCAGCCCCAAGGCCTGCTGTCCGGGTCGCCAATGCTTCCTGCCTTAGGTGACCGATTCCTTCTTGTTTCATGGTGGGGCTGTGATTACCTTCCCTACCTTTACATGCTACGGATGACAAGTACATACCAcatagtaatccgtacatgccAGGTAAGGTATCCTGCACTCGACAAGTACAGAAGACGCAATAGTGTACGCTCAGgttacggattactccgtacaagTGTTTATTGATGCCCGGAGTCTCCACCTGCCTAGGCTGGACGTTAACACTCCGAGGTCGTTACTGCGCCCCGCATCCTTATCACTAACACTGTTGGGTGGGACGGTCTGGTTCCTGAGATAGCACAGTCGAACCGCAAGTCCGAAGCAACAAGTGCCGCACCGACAATACCAAAGCTGCGGTCGGCCGAGGCGCAGACTGAGCAGCAGGTGACCTCATTCCCAGTCCTCCGGCACATGGCCTAGCACATCATCTTCGCCTGTTGCATCCCACACATGTTTGCCTAACGCGAGTCCGCTCCACAGCTTCCAACCAGAACGTTTGGACGTTGTGCTGGGCGCAGACCAAACAGAGCCTGATTGCCTTGTTGTTCCTCTTGATCCGAGCTTCTGGTTCATTGCATGCTTTCTTGCAGCTGACGACAAGCTCCGAGGCTCGTCCACAAGCCGACACGACTTGCACTCCCATGCCGCATTCCCCACCCCCGCCTCCCTAGGCAGCTTCGCCAGCCGGACAGGCAGAAACCCAACCCAAGGACTGCAATCCCGTTATCACAACCGACTGCATTCATCAGAAGCTACATCGAGAAAAGGGAAAGGGGCTCTGAAGCCCCGAGAGGTAGTGATTTCTTGTCGCTAGATGCGCAACTTTCCAGCTGCCTTTCCTCCAGTTTCCCGTCTTCCTCGTCCCGTCACATCCGCGCCCAAAGGAACACCCTCGCCTTCCTTGTTGGATCCCCCTCCTTCCTGCTTGAATTACAAGGCCCCCACGCAGTGTTCTTTCACTTGATTAACCGTCTACCATCACCTTGGTGTCTCTGGAGAGTCGATCAGCTGACGATATTTCTACCGTAATGGAAGCGCAGACCACCGAGTCTAGAGAACCAAGAGTGATTCTTACAAACACCGAGAGCGGCGATACCACTATCACTCCCTCTCCTGCCGAGCCCCTCACTGCCTCTGTTCTGAGTCTTCGATTTCCCAGACCGCAGGGAAGCGAGCTCGTTGCCAAGTGGGTTTCGAACAGCTCCGCGGACATTCGTCAGCCCTCCGACATGTCGGATACCGGCAGCTTGGCCGAGTCGGCCTACGAAGTGATCCATGGCACCGACACTGAGAGTCAAGATGATCGCCTGACCGAGTCGACCTGCTCGCTCTCCCGTTCTCGACCGGAGGATGTGCACAGCTTAGACGGGTCTACCGACCATTACAATACCGACTCGGAGGACGAGGCTGACCAGTTGTCACATGCGTCATCAATCAAGTACGCCGATCAAGCCCTGCAAAACCCATCGACCCAGCTCGCTACAAGCGCCCTGGAGAATGGTTCGTCCACTGAAGGACTGGGCCTCACCGTCCGTTCGATCCAGTTGCGGGAGTCAGACGCCGACGACCCTGTTCTTGCTCAGAGCATATTCGCCAAGCATGTCATACGGGAGTTCAGCGAGGAAGAGTCCGCCGAAATTGCGGAAAACCTAGCCCTGCCGAACGCACCGAGGCACTTGCTTGCCTCGATCCGCCAAACCATGTCCCAGTCCTACCTCTCCATCCAAGAACCGTTGAGAATCCTGTACGTTGGCCGGGCAGAGGCCCAAAGGGCCATCGTGCTCAAGATCTGTAGCGCTATCTGGGCGTCACCACTTTCCAAGCATCAGGACGACCTCCACCGCTACCGAGAAGGAATATACAATATAGTCCCCATCTCTTCGTTCGGTCCTGAACCCGAGCTTGACCTGATGGAAGCTTCACAGTTTCAGATTAAGGTCGAACACTGCACCTCCGCCGAGGAAGTGACATACCAAGGACCCCAGACCCCCGGTGATGCCGCATATTCCATCGTCATTGAACAAGAAAAGGCCTACTTGTCCATCGCTACCACAGATGGTGCTATCGTTGAACCGAAATGGGACCTCCCTCACATTGCAATCTTCTACACCTGCGCGGACGATTGCGAGGAAGACAGCGCGACAAGACATGCGGCGTGGTCATTCATGCAACGTCACGGCGTGCCGTCCATTTTCATCGCGGAGCAGCAGGAGTTCCGCGACCCTTCTTGGGGGATGTATATCGACGAGCACTCGGTCCACCTCTGCTTAGAGTCCCGAGACCCGGAGAAGCAAATGTCTCCTTGGCGTTTTCCCGTGGACTTCGCGTCGTTTACGAACATTGACGCCAGACAGTTGAACCGCAACCTAGCCTATCTGACCAAGTTGGTGGAAGCTGAAGACAACACGGGTCGAAGCCCTGCACGGCCTACTGCGACACTGGAGCTACAACCGGAAGTGCGGGCTAGTTTGAAGAAAACGAGGCGATCCCCAAGGTGGTCATTCGATACATTGGAACTCGCTCGGTACTTCTGGTCTGTTTTCCCCGCCCTTTTGCTCCTTGCCGGACCATTCTTCGCCCTCTCCATGGTAGACTGGTTACGGCCGGGCGGACTCCCCCTCTTCCACCCATCCTCTTCTGTGGGCATCTGTGTGCCCTCGGAAACTTACCCGGGCTTCACGACAAGCCGAAGCCCAACGGTGACGACATCTACAAAGACGGTTGTCATCAACGTCACCTCAACGAAGACCGTCCAGGTTGGCCAGACGCAGACGTCAACTAGTACTTTGGCCTCTGCGCTGTCTCTTGCTGGATTTCTGTCCGACAAGCCCTCGGCTGTGCCCACTGACATCGAGGCCAATAACAAAAAGTCTTCACACTCGGACAAAACAATGTGCTCCATACGCGTCTACAGCGCAACCGAGATATTGCTGGAGATCCCGAGCAAGAACAAAGCTGTGTGGCTTGCAAAGGGCGCAATTGATATCGCTGTCCGCCGCAACAACAACCCCCTCAAAATCAGGATATCTTCGGTAGACGAGGGGCTTCTTGTCGGCCTTGAACCGAAGGACGCCAATGGTGTGCTTAATATCACGGTGATCACAAACCGCCGGCCTAGAATAAACGAGACGTTCGAAGTTGACTTCGGCAAGTCGACAGTTGCCGAGGTTACCGAAGCCATTGAGGCTGGCCTGCGCATATTACGAGATGCTCTCAGGGACGCACCATGGATcgacgacggaaagcagTTACTGCAAGATGCGCGCAAGTTAGGCAAGGAGTTCACGTCAGCGTTCGGCCAAACATCCGATACTGCTCGACGTCGTACTGCCGATGCAATCGGGAAGGCTTGGGTGAATGCGCGAGAACAATTGGACCGTCAGCGTGAGGCTGCCAATATCTTCCGCGAGGAGTTCGACCTCTCAATTCTTCAAGCCCAGATTGCTTCCAGGCTATGGTGGCTGAAGATACAAGGGAAGGTAGAGGAGTACACCGAATACAAACGAAACGCCTCTAAGTTTCTCCGGTTGCGGCATAAGGAGCTCGCTAAGGACCAAGGGGCTAGGACTGGTTCACCCAGAGAGATGAAGCCGTACAGCTGCTCTCGAGGGGGGTCGTATGCACCCTGGAAATCAAACTGTGGTAAACGGGACGCTGCCGATGCAGCATCGCCTCAGCAAGACGGCGCGTGGGAGATCCCGTGGAGAAAGCTCATGGGAGGATCATAGTCCCGGTTGTCGGCCTGAACAAACTATTCGTTGCTTTCGGGTGGGTGGATATACGGATTGGCACGCAGGTGTGAGCAAAGGGATCCTGGCCCGCAACTGGACGGATAGCCGCCCAGAATTCGGGGTAAGGGGTATGGAGTTTTGCTTTTGTGCTTGGGCTCGGTGTTACTACATGTTCTATCTATCGCTTGGGctctctcttctcttttTATGTCTAAAGATGGTCATTGTACTTCTCGACTGGCAGCTCGGGTTGACGATGGCAATTGCTAGCCTGCTCAACTTTTGACAGCGGAATGGGTTGGGCAACGGAAGCACGGTATGGATCTTGGGACTGGGGGGTAAGGTAAGTATTGACCGGGCTGAAGCTACCCTGAGAGATAAGATTAGATTACGGACAATGAACGAGTGGTATTTGATGCTGTATTTTGAAGCTGGGAAGTAGCGGATGAGACTTCTTCAGATGGAATTGCTTGCCTAAAGATACCTACCCATTCCCTTCCCTCCCATTTcatcctttaagccgttaggAGAAGCTGCCCAAACATTAGAGGCCCAGATAACTATGCCTTTATGCGGGGTCTCCCCGCCAATCAGCACTGTGGCCGCCAAACGCCAAGTCCTCTTTTGCAGTTCTTTGGGCCTGCACACCCCCTTCAAATACGACTCGAGCCAGAAATCAGGGGAAGTTCAACACACAATTGAACACCCAATATTAGCCCACCCCCTACACGCGCGCAACGCGCGTATAGATAGGTATATACTTTAAGATGTGTAGATTTGAACTATACTACCTACTTTATGATACGGGTAATACGTGTAGAGATATTGATAGTTAAACAAATACCTACTTCTTCGTTAGAAAGATGCCGGGATATGCCAAGAAGTGTTTAGGAAAGACGTTCAAATTTCTAAAAAAAACTATGGAGTGCGTATTCTATTAATACCTCTGCGTGTATCACCCGCATTATCAATCGGGTAGTATAGTTCAAATCTACGTATCTTAAAGTATATACCTATCTATATGCGCGTTGCGTGCGTGTAGGGGGTGGGCTAATATTGGGCGTTGAAGCTCTTCGCTGCCTCTAACTGGCTGTCAAATGGGGGTTTGGTGTGGCCTTTGGCTTTCTGTAGCCAGAGCGGACTTGGCGTCTGGCGGCCACACAGCAGCACGCCGAGCCAGTGGCTCTCAGGTCCCGCTGTGGCCCGCCCGCGCCAAATTTCTCGGGCCCCGACAGGGACTGTTGAATTCAGGAAGAAGTGAGGGGCAACCTTTCGCGACAACCACCTTTCTTGCTGCCTGCAACCGTACCTTATCCACTCTTCTACACTTCATATCCAACAACTGCACGGTGCACTACATTCACAAAAGTGCCCCCTGAAGTCACCACGCAAACATTTCCAATATTTGGTACGTCTTTTTCTGGTTGATTCATTTGCAGATTTCATCTCGTCGCGTTTCTCAGCGGCGTATGTGCCCCGCTATACCCCGCCTCGCTCCTGcatcgttttttttttcggatCGACCCGTATAACGAACGATCGATGCGAGTCCTATAACGTCGCTCTAGAGGGGAAAGGAGAAAGGGCCTCAATGATATAGCGATGTGACATTTCCCGGGCAGTGGGGACGAGTTGGGCGTCAAAGTTTGCTGACGACGCGCTTGTGACGCGAGGATAGTTATTGCCTTGACAAAGTCAACAACCCGCCGCCCACCATGTCTGCCGAGAACGATAGCAAGCCCCTTGAGGAGGTCAAGGCACCTGAGGCTCAGGCTGAGCAGACAACGGAGGTACGTCAAGATCCGCGAGGCTTTATGCATTCTAGTTTGAGGATGTGTCTCGAAACTAACTCTGGGTTCCTTACTTTTCGCGAGCTAGGCTCCCGCTTCCgagtccgccgccgccgataaTAAACCCGTGACTTCTGCTTCGGTTTTCTCCATGTTTGGTGGCGGCGCCaagaaggaaaagaaggaTGAGGATGAGGACCGCGGCGATATCTCCGGCAGTGCCAAGGCCCAGCGcgaggctgctgctgccgccgccgccgccgcaaagGAGGGCGGCGATGAGGTTGGTCACTCACAAGTTGTAATGCTTGTTCCGGGAAGAGTTGCTGATAAGGCTGGAAATCAGGATGACCAACCTCCCGAGTCCGAGGATGTCCACTTCGAGCCCGTCATCCGCCTGACAGAAAAGGTTGAGACCAAGACCAACGAGGAGATGGAGGAGCAGGTTTTCAAGATGCGTGCCAAGCTTTTCAAGTACGTGGCCGAAACCCGCGAGTGGAAGGAGCGCGGTACTGGCGACGTCCGCCTGCTCAAGCACCGCGAGAACGGCAAGACTCGGCTGGTCATGCGTCGCGATAAGACCCTCAAGGTTTGCGCCAACCATTATGGTACGTAATTTTTGCGCTGAAAGGTCATTTGGCCATTTGGGGCTTACGTGTTTTTTCTTTAGTTGTTCCCGAGATGAAACTCTCTCCCAACGTCGGCTCGGACAGGAGCTGGGTTTGGAACGTTGTTGCCGATGTGAGCGAGGGCGAGCCCGAGGCCCTCACTCTGGCCATTCGGTTCGCCAACTCAGACAACGCCAACCAGTTCAAGGACGCTTTCATCAAGGCCCAGAAAGAGAACGAGGCGTTGTTTaagaaggcggccgaggcgaaggcggaggaggcgactggcgaggagaagaaggaggaaactaaggaagaggagaagaaggaggagaccGCTTGAGCTGGTCCTTGATGGGTCTGAGTGATGGGCTCAGAAATAAGGGCAATCCACCCAGCACCTTCACCCCGTATGCTGCATTGATTCCCTGGAAGGTGAGAGAAGGCAGGGAGCGATGCATATCACACACGAACACGATGCCAACACCCCAAACGAACCCAGCATTCCCCATGACAGGAAGCACTCGGTCAAAGGAGGAAAGGGTTGTGTCTTTCCGGCGAGAGAAGATGAGCGATGTCAACTGCAGATAGACCAAATACCATGCAGTCCCCTTCATACAAAGCAGTACCAATGAAAGTAATTGGCCTTTATGGGGGGCCGATCACCTTTTGTAAAGAATCGCAAAGAGACGGCAACTGTGCGCTTGGGTGTTGGGAGACCAAAGCGATGCACATAGGTTGCAGAATATGATCGTTTCTCTACCGGTCAGCACTCTGTTTCGATCTGATCTTGGAGGCTAGTTGTTGGTGAACTCTCACTGGTGCCCTCCTTCGCAGTGCCTAAGATATCTGTCAGAGTATCCTAATTTCTGTTTTCAATTCCAAGATTTACAAACCAGGACTTACAAAACGTCAACTGCTCGTGACTGTGCGAAGCCAGTATCTACGCGGTTCATTGAGCAGAAGGCATCTGCACGGACCATCATCGAACGCCACAAGAATGAGCGAGCGTCGAATGACCCGCGGCGCCCTGGCCGCTCTGACTGCGCCACAGCCTGGTACGTACCATCTCGACCCCATTCCATCAACGAGGCAGGTTGCGCGGGTTGCTTGCTGTGGCCCAAGGTATCGCGACGTGCAGCCACAATATTCATAGTACCTCATTTTACGGGGCCTCTGTCTATACAGTCATTAACACCCTGTTTTTGCTTgacttttctttctttttcctaTACACCGATTCCCTGTCCTCCAGGACCCCCAACTCGTCGCTGTGGTCCTCGTCAGTGGCACCCCGACAACCCATTCGGATCGCGGGACGCGTCATTATCCTACGCTCGATACATAGAGTTCGAAGAGACTGACACTTGAGGCAATCGCCGAGGTCGATTAACTCAAGGCCAAGCCGAAATCGTCGTCGGCACTTCTGGCGTCAAGCCCACCAGCGTCACTTTCTCTACCTCCGGCCCCGCTCCTGCCACAGCTTCGGGcaagaagaaggcggccgCCAAGATGATCGTCGAGGTCTGTTGGATTGCACTAGGTAGACAACAGTGGATGGCTAACGCTCTCTGAGGGCTACAGCGCAAGATCAAGGTTGTCACCGAGCAACACAATATGTAAGCGACCCCGTTCGCCACACGGCACGATGCTCGCGAGGGGCCAAAGTTTCAAGTGCGTGGTCGTTGTGACTGACCGAGACGGGAGTTGAAACAGTGATAAGCCTGCCGTCAATGAGGGTTTTCCGATGAAAGAATGGACTGTCGAAATCTACATCCTCGACCAGGAGGGCAAGGAAAAGCCCGCTCGCTGCTTCACCAAGGCGGTGTATCACCTTCACCCTTCGTTCGCGAACCCGGTTCAGAGTACGTCACTTCGGGATGCGATAATCAACGAAGCAGGGAGTGGGCGTGGCGCTAACCCTGTCGGCAGCCTTCCTGGAGCCGCCTTTTAAATGCACCAACGAGGGCTGGGGCGAGTTTGAGATGAGCATCGACCTCTACACCACCGAGAAGGGCGGCAAGCAGACGATTATTCACGACCTAAACTTCGCGGCGCCACAATACGAGAACATCCACACCTTGACGTTTAAGAACCCGTCTCAGGCCCTACAACAGATTCTGCGCGAGACGGGCCCGCTACCGTCGGACGAGGAGCGCAAGATCAAGAAGGCCGACGGcagcaagaagaagaaggcgtTCGACATTGAGAAGATGGCCGACGGTCTGGTCAAACTCGGCGAGGACGACCTCTTGCAGGTGATTCAGTTGATTCACGATCACAAGGACGAGAGCACCTACATCCAGAATAACATTGACGCGGGCGAGTTCTCGGTCGACCTATACACGCTGCCGGACCCTCTTCTTAAGATGCTCTGGGATCTACTGGTAggttctccttcttctctgcTTGGTGCGCTTCGTTTCCCCGGACCGAACGTTGACCTTGCCATGCGACGTTCCAGGTCAAGCAGGGCGTCGTCAACCCCTGAACCAAACGGGCCCTGTGATTCTGCATTCAACGGCGTCTGGCGTCTGGGGGGTAAGGGGGAAGGTTGCGGAAAAGCATCACTCGGTGGAATGGTCCCGCGTTTCTCGCTCTGGGGTGTCGGTTAGCCGTCGCCCGGTGAGTGCTTCCGTCCGCACTTCACTCATGACGGCGGCCTTGTGTCCGTTGGCGGTTATCGGCTGGAGTTGTTGCAAATTATCCGGGAGAGGGCTTCACTGAGTTTTGCCGTGGAAGGAGGCCAAGACTCATCTGCCTCTCAAAGAGAGAAGCGGGCGGTTTCCCAGGTTTCACAGCCATCCAAATGCATCCTGTCTGGCTGGTCCGAACTCATCTGTCGTCCAGTTGCGCGGATGCCAGGTAGTCCTGGCTGCTGGCCTTTTGCTGTGTTAATGATGACTGGCACGGAAATAAGAAGCCAAGTGATCCGCGAAGTCGGTCTCTGATGGATGATTTGAGCATTTCGAAATCCAATGACAACGCCACAACTCTGGCTACGGCCTAAGCCCCGCTGTTCTGAGCTGAGGTCGAGTAGAGCGGCACGTGAGGACACCGAGACGCTGGGTCCGTTTCCCTTCGCGTGCATGTTATTAGAGTGCGGCATGTTGCACAGGCGTGGATGGACTAAAGTGATGTGCTGGGGAGCTGGCTCCTCGCGTTTATAGTAGCAGCAAACGTTGCGAGTTACGCAAACGTTCGCATATTCCGGTGATACGGTTTACCCAGGTTCTCTTTCGATCTGCTCTCCTAATTTGACTGGCCCATTTGTTTTACACAGtcagttcttcctcctccctgACGAGAAGCATTCTCACGATGCGAACCAGGACGGGAGCTCGATGTAGTGTAATCCATCGAGCGTTCGCGTCGCAGAAAGGCAGGGTTTCGGCTTCCTCCTCTACTGCGGTATGTGGCTGGGCAGTGAGGCTGAATGAATTTCCACCGCCTTCTTCCAAAATCCAATGAAATCCTGTCCTGCCCAGAAGTGTGTGCTTTATTAAGCAGGGTGAAGGAATAGATTCGGAGCTCCGCGTGACCTGCTCCTCGTGACCCAGCCTTGGCGCACCCTAGACGCACATTGCacgaagtacggattacagtaatCGTCATTACTTTTACACTAGTCTAGCCTTCGGATTCCGGATTTGATGCATATCAATGCGGGTACCTTGGGGGAGGAAGTGCGGATCCGGAATCAATTGCAGAGAGCTGATATATGCCCTGAAGTGCGAGCTTCAAGAGCCTGTGTTTTTTTTACTATATGTGCCCGTCCTTTCCGTTTCAGGTGGGGGTACCATTGAGTTCTGTGGTTATCTTTCCCACTTGCGCACTCCACAAGAACGGCTAGTGTTTTTTTCGGAGACTGCAATTGGCCCACTCCCCGCTTCAGCTTGAGTTGCCCCAAGCACAAAGACTACTGTGTGGTGCACTGTGTCGCGGTATGCACGGATCCGTAcctgtatgtaatccgtacatgcaTACcttagtgtatgtacataccaaGTTGTACTAGCATAGCTAGTACGTGAAATATCCAGACTTTCGTGCAATACGCGTACTGTTCGGTGGAAATGACCCGCTTCCCTCTTGACACATGTTTCCATTCAGCCTCGCATTCCACAGGCCTCGCCGCATTTGCACGGCAGTTTCGACTTTGCAGTTCATCGATACACCTTCCGCATCGACTCTTACAGACAGACTAAGATAGCCGGGACAGGGAAACAAGCAACTGGGGTGTGAGCTAGCAGAAATCCACTTTCATTTGTTCGGGACCTGCGAGATTGGGGAACTGGGGCTGACTCCATTCTCGATCTTGCATATGATTGGGTAAACGGTGCCCCTCATGGGTCAAATTCCGCTCCTGCCCCACTTACCAGCAGGAACCAAGGGTGCGCCAGGAAGCGTCATCCCAGTACTTGGATCTGGGGGCCAAGACCCCTCAACTAGCCCCAAAACCGGCCCGTTCCCCAGTCTCTCGAAGCCTTCACCCACCGTAAACCGCTTCCAGCCGATAAAAGCATCAGAGGCTTCATGCTCGCAGATCTGGGGTTCGCTTTGACGAACGAGAAAGCGAGGTTTTGCGTGTCTCGGCCCTTCCGACCGCCCGCCATGTCGCAATTCGGCGCTTCATCCGTGCAGCTATCCTCCGCGTCGCCCACCTCGCCCGTTGCCGCATCGACGACGTCGTCCGCCGGAGGCCCCGCCGTTCCCCCTCCACCTGCCGCGAGGGGCGGTGGAGCCGGATCCGAACCCGGGCTCGGATCCGGACAGTCGGCCGGGACGCCATCATCACAGCCGGTCCAGCACCCCCATCCGCCCCAGCACAAACGCGTCTACCAGGCCTGCATCccgtgccgccgccgcaaggTGCGCTGCGATCTCGGCTCCGTCGACGATCCACACGACCCTCCCTGTgtccgctgccgccgcgagAGCAAAGAATGTTTTTTCAGCGCGACGCGCCGCAAGCGCAAAGTCGACGACGGCTCTCTGGATGATCTTGAGCGCGACGACTACATCATTCGCAATGGCCGCAAGCAGCTGCGCGCCGGCGCCTCGCCACCGCCATTGGACCGCCGGCTCTATAGCGACGTTCCCCTGACACCGGGAGGCAGTCACGGCCGGTCGCAGCCCCTACGGCGGCCAGGCGACACGTCCAAGAGCGTCCGCAGCAACAGCACCGCCGGCGAGTTCGGCAATGGCGAGCCAAACACCCCGCTTGAGAACCTCGAGGCCCGCAACGTCATGCGGCGGGAGGTTTATGGGCCCCATGACGCGTTGGACCTGCTCTACAAGGCAGCCACCGACAAGTTAGTGCACATCCCGCGCCCGCTCATGCTCGACTCGGAAAGGTCAGTGTGCTAATGTGCCATGTGCTCGTCAGCGCGTCACACAAGCCCGACGATAGCTCCGCGCCGGTGCCGAATAGCGCCCAATCAGACGTTCACAACGCCCGTCGCGACGTCGAGTCACGTCAGTCCTCCAATGCCATCACGCCGGGACGCTACCACAACCGGCATTCCTCACGCCAGGAACGCCCGGCTGCGGAACAAGCCATCGACCCGGAGTTGACGAGGCGGGACCCCTCCAACGATCCCGGTTATAGTGAGGCCATCAAGGCTTGGGGGCGATTCCGGTTCGTGCGCGCCGGCTGGTTCACAGCACAGGAGGCAATCGACTACATCGACTAGTAAGTCGCCGCTCCTCGTGAAGATCCAGGGAGGTTGCTTCCTTCTCTGACCAGTTTTATTTACACACAGCTACTATAAATACCTTTCCCCGCTCACCCCCATCTCGCCCCCGACGTTCAACAACCCCGCCTCCCACTTGACTCTCCTGACGGAGGAGCCAATACTCACCGTGACCCTCCTGACGATCGCATCCCGGTACCGCCGCATGCCTGGTACCGGGGGCCACTGTCGCTCGCATGCCATCCATGAACAGTTATGGACATACCTTAGGGGCATGATTGAGCGAGTCGTGTGGGGTCAAGAAGCCTTCGGTGGCGGGTTTTGCGGCTCGGGCGCCGATGATATCCAGAGCTCCAGCACCGCCCCATGGCGGGGTCTACGCAGGGGCAGCTTGAGGACTCTCGGCACCATCGAGTCGTTGATGATTCTGACCGAATGGCACCCGCGTGCGCTCCACTTCCCGCCGAACGAAGCGACCGACGAGCTGATGCTGCCGTCATACGACCCGCCGAGCCCGGGCGCTACTGGCGGTAACCAAAAGCCCTCGGCCGGATTTGGCGGTCGCAGGATCGAGAGCTGGCTGGAACCTGCTTGGAGGAGCGATCGGATGTGCTGGATGTTGCTCAGTACGGCAATGGGACTGGCCTATGAACTCGGCGTGTTCGATGACATTGATGAAATGCTGGCCACTGGTGCCATTACACGACCCGAGTACGAAGATGAATCCTATCGACTAA
This DNA window, taken from Thermothelomyces thermophilus ATCC 42464 chromosome 3, complete sequence, encodes the following:
- a CDS encoding ran-specific GTPase-activating protein 1-like protein; the encoded protein is MSAENDSKPLEEVKAPEAQAEQTTEAPASESAAADNKPVTSASVFSMFGGGAKKEKKDEDEDRGDISGSAKAQREAAAAAAAAAKEGGDEDDQPPESEDVHFEPVIRLTEKVETKTNEEMEEQVFKMRAKLFKYVAETREWKERGTGDVRLLKHRENGKTRLVMRRDKTLKVCANHYVVPEMKLSPNVGSDRSWVWNVVADVSEGEPEALTLAIRFANSDNANQFKDAFIKAQKENEALFKKAAEAKAEEATGEEKKEETKEEEKKEETA
- a CDS encoding transcription initiation factor IIF-like protein (Contains conserved domain TFG3[COG5033], Transcription initiation factor IIF, auxiliary subunit or YEATS[pfam03366]); the protein is MIVERKIKVVTEQHNIDKPAVNEGFPMKEWTVEIYILDQEGKEKPARCFTKAVYHLHPSFANPVQTFLEPPFKCTNEGWGEFEMSIDLYTTEKGGKQTIIHDLNFAAPQYENIHTLTFKNPSQALQQILRETGPLPSDEERKIKKADGSKKKKAFDIEKMADGLVKLGEDDLLQVIQLIHDHKDESTYIQNNIDAGEFSVDLYTLPDPLLKMLWDLLVKQGVVNP